A single region of the Nocardioides aurantiacus genome encodes:
- a CDS encoding DUF3817 domain-containing protein has product MTLETNLRFYRVMAWIVGVLLVVLVIVGVPLANFDGTGMWEVFDSTPVWFTGDSAAKQTGLFITQYLGVAHGWLYMIFLAAAFLLSRKARWPIGFTLVTLLCGTVPLLSFWAERRATARTLATTEAAPVRS; this is encoded by the coding sequence GTGACGCTCGAGACCAACCTCCGCTTCTACCGGGTGATGGCGTGGATCGTCGGGGTCCTGCTCGTCGTGCTGGTGATCGTCGGCGTGCCGCTGGCGAACTTCGACGGCACCGGGATGTGGGAGGTCTTCGACAGCACTCCCGTGTGGTTCACGGGCGACAGTGCAGCGAAGCAGACCGGTCTGTTCATCACCCAGTACCTGGGTGTCGCCCACGGCTGGCTCTACATGATCTTCCTGGCTGCCGCCTTCCTGCTCTCCCGCAAGGCGCGCTGGCCGATCGGCTTCACCCTGGTGACGCTGCTGTGCGGCACGGTGCCGCTGCTGAGCTTCTGGGCCGAGCGCCGCGCGACCGCCCGCACGCTCGCGACCACCGAGGCCGCCCCGGTCCGCTCGTGA
- a CDS encoding TMEM165/GDT1 family protein: protein MADETLDQSDAPSELRVLVETRSPGARFVPGAEKEPLMYAFLLSTAVIFVAELGDKSQLMAMTFATRYRVRDVLIGITAATALVHLASVGIGYWVGDAFADSQDTIAIVAGVAFLAFAAWTLRGDELTEAEANKAKSATGAAILAVGVAFFLAELGDKTMLATITLATQEGWLGTWIGSTVGMVAADALAIVVGAVLGKHLPERVIKYGAAALFAIFGLVLIAEGLGWF from the coding sequence GTGGCGGACGAGACTCTCGACCAGTCCGACGCACCCTCAGAGCTGCGCGTCCTGGTCGAGACGCGCTCCCCCGGGGCCCGCTTCGTCCCGGGCGCGGAGAAGGAGCCCCTCATGTACGCCTTCCTGCTGTCCACCGCGGTGATCTTCGTCGCCGAGCTGGGCGACAAGTCCCAGCTGATGGCGATGACCTTCGCGACGCGCTACCGCGTCCGCGACGTCCTCATCGGCATCACCGCCGCCACCGCCCTGGTCCACCTCGCCTCGGTCGGCATCGGCTACTGGGTGGGCGACGCGTTCGCCGACTCCCAGGACACCATCGCGATCGTCGCCGGCGTCGCGTTCCTCGCCTTCGCGGCCTGGACGCTGCGCGGCGACGAGCTCACCGAGGCCGAGGCCAACAAGGCCAAGAGCGCCACCGGCGCCGCGATCCTCGCCGTCGGCGTCGCGTTCTTCCTCGCCGAGCTCGGCGACAAGACCATGCTCGCCACCATCACCCTCGCCACCCAGGAGGGCTGGCTCGGCACCTGGATCGGCAGCACCGTCGGCATGGTCGCGGCCGACGCCCTCGCCATCGTCGTCGGCGCGGTGCTCGGCAAGCACTTGCCCGAGCGCGTCATCAAGTACGGCGCGGCCGCACTGTTCGCGATCTTCGGGCTGGTGCTGATCGCCGAGGGGCTGGGCTGGTTCTAG
- a CDS encoding SURF1 family protein has protein sequence MLRPRHWGGHLLLVVAVAATTWLGFWQLSAWQHGREAEARDLSSAAPVALTDAIGPDDPFPGQYVGQPVELRGSWVPASTLYVSDRVRDGGQGGQRGYWVMTPVLVQGGDGSAVPVVRGWSPTADAAPVRGEVDLTGWLQPSEGSGLPDTDAADDVIPEMRVASVTQRVDADLYSGFVVVRDASSGTSGLAAVSPDSIPSVSAVTSLRNLLYAVQWWVFGGFAVYVWWRWCRDTVEALEREQEAQAEQVGSPV, from the coding sequence ATGCTCCGCCCCCGCCACTGGGGCGGGCACCTGCTGCTCGTGGTGGCGGTCGCGGCCACGACCTGGTTGGGGTTCTGGCAGCTCTCGGCGTGGCAGCACGGCCGCGAGGCCGAGGCCCGCGACCTCAGCTCGGCGGCGCCGGTCGCGCTCACCGACGCGATCGGGCCCGACGACCCCTTCCCCGGGCAGTACGTCGGCCAGCCGGTCGAGCTGCGGGGCAGTTGGGTCCCTGCCAGCACGCTCTACGTGTCCGACCGGGTGCGGGACGGGGGGCAGGGCGGGCAGCGGGGCTACTGGGTGATGACGCCGGTGCTCGTGCAGGGTGGCGACGGGAGCGCCGTACCCGTGGTGCGGGGGTGGTCGCCCACGGCCGACGCGGCCCCGGTGCGCGGTGAGGTCGACCTGACCGGCTGGCTGCAGCCCTCGGAGGGCAGCGGCCTGCCCGACACCGACGCCGCCGACGACGTCATCCCCGAGATGCGGGTCGCGAGCGTCACCCAGCGGGTCGACGCCGACCTCTACAGCGGCTTCGTGGTGGTCCGCGACGCCTCCTCGGGCACCAGCGGCCTGGCCGCGGTCAGCCCCGACAGCATCCCGTCGGTCTCGGCCGTCACCTCGCTGCGCAACCTGCTCTACGCGGTCCAGTGGTGGGTCTTCGGCGGCTTCGCGGTCTACGTCTGGTGGCGCTGGTGCCGGGACACCGTGGAGGCCCTGGAGCGCGAGCAGGAGGCCCAGGCCGAGCAGGTAGGTTCGCCGGTGTGA
- a CDS encoding patatin-like phospholipase family protein has protein sequence MSGTPRTAFVLGGGGLLGAVEVGMLRALLERGVRPDLVLGTSVGALNGLVVAADPTPAAVDRLLELWRSVSGDDPVYADGPLRQVGRAVRTGTHLHSALPLRRRLEAELGDTRFEDLAVEFRCVAACIERSAEHWFDSGPVVPAVMASAAVPGLLPPAEVDGEHFLDGGVVNSVPLGKAAELGAERVFVLQVGRVERPLAVPRRPWEVARVSFEIARRHRFVRELAELPDHVTAHVLPSGSTAADDSPLAYRDTRRVARRIDAAYEQSCAYLEEHRC, from the coding sequence GTGAGCGGCACGCCCCGCACCGCCTTCGTCCTCGGTGGCGGCGGGCTGCTGGGCGCGGTCGAGGTGGGCATGCTCCGGGCGCTGCTGGAGCGCGGCGTACGCCCCGACCTGGTGCTGGGCACCTCGGTCGGCGCCCTCAACGGGCTCGTCGTGGCCGCCGACCCCACGCCGGCGGCGGTGGACCGGCTGCTGGAGCTGTGGCGCTCGGTCTCCGGGGACGACCCGGTGTACGCCGACGGGCCGCTGCGCCAGGTCGGGCGGGCCGTGCGCACGGGGACCCACCTGCACTCGGCGCTGCCGCTGCGCCGCCGGCTCGAGGCGGAGCTCGGGGACACCCGCTTCGAGGACCTCGCCGTGGAGTTCCGCTGCGTCGCCGCCTGCATCGAGCGCTCGGCCGAGCACTGGTTCGACTCCGGGCCGGTCGTGCCGGCGGTGATGGCCAGCGCGGCCGTGCCCGGGTTGCTGCCCCCGGCCGAGGTCGACGGCGAGCACTTCCTCGACGGCGGGGTGGTCAACTCGGTGCCGCTCGGCAAGGCTGCCGAGCTGGGTGCGGAGCGGGTCTTCGTGCTGCAGGTGGGCCGGGTCGAGCGGCCGCTGGCCGTGCCGCGGCGGCCGTGGGAAGTGGCACGGGTGTCCTTCGAGATCGCCCGGCGCCACCGGTTCGTGCGTGAGCTGGCCGAGCTGCCCGACCACGTCACCGCCCACGTGCTGCCCTCGGGCAGCACGGCGGCCGACGACTCGCCGCTGGCCTACCGCGACACCCGTCGGGTCGCGCGGCGCATCGACGCGGCGTACGAGCAGAGCTGTGCCTACCTCGAGGAGCACCGGTGCTGA